One window from the genome of Gimesia aquarii encodes:
- a CDS encoding DNA gyrase subunit B, producing MSETEENQVDTNQTDYDESNIRALEGVEGIRTRPAMYIGDTTLRGLHHLVYEVVDNSIDECVNKYASVINVKINADGSVSCSDDGRGIPIGVMPDMNNRPALEVVLTEIHAGGKFDREGGYKTGTGGLHGVGITAVNALSEWLEAEVRREGHVWTMSFAQGALKTPLQKLGKTDKHGTKITFKPDGTIFPDTKFLYDTLTKRLQELAFLNAGVKIRITDERSGQSDEFHYEEGLVEFVRHLNRTENSLYEEIIHIEGEQEAVQVDIAVQHNDGSHENVRCFANNIYNLEGGTHFSGFRGALTRTINAYGKKTNLFKDYTPSGDDFREGLTAVITVRVPDPQFEGQTKTKLGNSEVEGIVQTVVNENLTKFFEENPAVAKKIALKGLLAAEAREAAKKAREMVRRKGALTTGGLPEKLRDCRSRELDITELYLVEGDSAGGSADTGRDSNIQAILPLRGKILNVEKAQLVKILDNQEISNIFKAVGVPPGAALEDVTKRRYGKIILMTDADVDGSHIRTLLLTFFFRHMRELVNHGCVYVAQPPLYRVTQGKKVRYVQTQEEMMSQLVDLALGGSNLEHEDGTIFEGEMLEKLVDLISELEEPLDTLDRRGIDLKFMANNFATEEGLLPQYRIFLGKEQFWFSTQEEMSEFLKEEEAKRGDELQIADDNGNGETSEAEPAKENGEEEFEKEGALQVTDLHEIRTINELLKKLRGYGIKLKDLYSPGNRNGEPIFPFCIHSGSSDVRLTNLRQLLPSLRDIGEKGLKLTRFKGLGEMNSEELWETSMDPEKRVLLQVGMQDAAAADEIFRVLMGDIVEPRRDFIEKHALDVKNLDV from the coding sequence CGATCGATGAATGTGTTAACAAATATGCCTCAGTAATTAATGTAAAAATCAATGCTGATGGCAGTGTCAGTTGTAGCGATGATGGTCGTGGCATTCCAATTGGTGTGATGCCGGATATGAATAATCGTCCTGCACTTGAAGTTGTTTTGACAGAGATTCACGCCGGAGGAAAATTCGATCGAGAAGGGGGATATAAAACAGGAACCGGTGGTTTACATGGTGTTGGTATTACAGCCGTCAATGCACTTAGCGAGTGGTTGGAAGCTGAAGTCCGTCGCGAAGGGCATGTTTGGACGATGTCATTCGCACAAGGTGCTCTCAAAACGCCGTTACAAAAGTTGGGAAAAACCGACAAACATGGTACAAAAATTACATTCAAGCCTGATGGAACGATTTTTCCAGATACTAAATTTCTTTATGACACTCTCACTAAACGACTTCAGGAACTCGCATTCTTAAATGCCGGAGTCAAAATTCGGATTACTGATGAACGCTCTGGTCAGTCCGACGAGTTCCATTATGAAGAGGGCCTGGTTGAGTTTGTAAGACACCTGAACCGCACAGAAAATTCTCTTTACGAAGAAATCATTCATATTGAAGGAGAACAGGAAGCAGTTCAGGTCGATATTGCTGTCCAGCATAATGATGGCTCTCATGAGAATGTCCGTTGTTTTGCAAATAACATCTATAACCTTGAGGGGGGAACCCACTTTTCCGGTTTTCGTGGTGCGTTGACACGAACGATTAATGCATATGGTAAAAAAACAAATTTGTTCAAAGATTATACACCCAGTGGTGACGATTTCCGTGAAGGGTTAACGGCTGTCATTACCGTCCGTGTGCCTGATCCCCAATTTGAAGGCCAGACAAAAACAAAACTGGGTAACAGTGAAGTTGAAGGCATCGTGCAGACTGTCGTTAATGAAAACTTGACAAAATTCTTCGAAGAAAATCCTGCAGTTGCTAAGAAAATCGCTCTTAAAGGACTATTGGCTGCCGAAGCACGAGAAGCGGCAAAAAAAGCGCGTGAGATGGTTCGTCGAAAAGGGGCACTCACTACGGGAGGTTTGCCGGAGAAACTGCGTGACTGTCGTAGTCGTGAACTCGATATTACCGAGCTGTACCTGGTGGAAGGTGACTCCGCGGGAGGGTCTGCCGATACAGGTCGGGATTCTAACATACAAGCTATTTTGCCACTCCGTGGTAAGATTTTAAATGTCGAAAAAGCACAATTAGTCAAGATTTTAGACAACCAGGAAATCTCTAATATTTTCAAAGCCGTTGGCGTGCCTCCCGGAGCAGCTCTGGAAGACGTCACAAAACGTCGCTACGGCAAGATTATTCTGATGACCGATGCCGATGTTGACGGCAGTCACATTCGGACATTGCTGTTAACATTCTTCTTTCGCCACATGCGGGAATTGGTAAATCATGGCTGTGTGTATGTGGCACAACCACCATTGTATCGTGTGACTCAAGGCAAAAAAGTGCGGTATGTTCAGACTCAAGAGGAGATGATGAGTCAGCTGGTTGATTTAGCTCTTGGTGGTTCGAATTTAGAACACGAAGATGGAACCATCTTTGAAGGTGAGATGTTAGAGAAACTGGTCGACTTAATCTCTGAACTGGAAGAGCCACTAGACACCCTTGATCGGCGTGGAATCGATTTGAAATTCATGGCAAATAATTTTGCCACTGAAGAAGGATTACTTCCTCAATATCGAATCTTTCTGGGTAAGGAACAGTTCTGGTTTTCAACTCAAGAGGAAATGTCTGAATTTCTCAAAGAAGAAGAAGCGAAGCGAGGCGATGAATTGCAGATTGCCGATGACAACGGCAATGGTGAAACGTCAGAAGCAGAGCCAGCTAAAGAGAATGGTGAAGAAGAGTTCGAAAAAGAAGGCGCGCTGCAAGTCACTGACTTACATGAAATCCGTACTATTAACGAACTGCTGAAAAAACTGAGAGGATACGGAATCAAATTGAAAGACCTCTACTCTCCGGGAAATCGGAATGGCGAACCAATCTTCCCTTTTTGTATTCATAGTGGAAGCAGCGACGTTCGTCTCACCAACCTCAGACAATTACTTCCTTCTCTCAGAGATATCGGCGAAAAAGGTCTAAAATTAACCCGCTTCAAAGGACTGGGCGAGATGAATTCGGAGGAACTCTGGGAAACCAGTATGGACCCCGAAAAAAGAGTATTACTCCAGGTGGGAATGCAAGACGCCGCTGCTGCCGATGAAATCTTCCGTGTGTTGATGGGCGATATCGTTGAACCACGGCGGGACTTTATTGAAAAGCATGCATTGGATGTGAAAAACCTCGATGTCTGA
- a CDS encoding beta-propeller domain-containing protein, whose protein sequence is MKRTTFIFTLLIIIVSVFFAQPAVAQTEAASDPVDCSTLTGKVMVGYQGWFNCADDGANLGWKHWARNRRKPFASGNVTVDLWPDVSELDPDERFATGFKHADGSTAEVFSSANRKTVQRHFRWMRDYGIDGAFLQRFALGLSAPALLRNNNTVLSHVRAGANQLGRAFAVMYDLSGLKAGQVKRVREDWTRLREQKKITGDTTYLHHEGKPLVAVWGIGFSDNRPYSLEECFELVKWLKSSGCAVMLGVPSFWREGTRDAVNDPLLHEIVQTADVISPWTIGRYRSPEEAVRHATRVWQPDQRWCEQRELDFLPVVFPGFSWHNLHGGKLNQIPRLKGEFFWSQVSAAKRVGCKMIYVAMFDEVDEGTAIFKCTNTPPTANGAQFSTFEGLPSDHYLKLAGRAGTLLKDKSLSKTPANKSPGHRLLIGYGEGLMELDQANNIVWHYQDPEIELVYDAWKLENGNILFSHRFGAREVNPAKQTVWEFNVPREKGKQEINSCQPLEDGKVLILDCGNQRLLEVNRRQQVTLAIDLPDGGKNPHNRYMQARKTPQGTYLISYRDNKKILELNAKGKIIWQYALQENDRPFTAIRLENGRTLVPCITSYRIIEIDPEGKITWELNTKDDLGFQLLYPVGVHVRKNGNLVVINSDYHHKKGMNNDVQAFEINRQKKVLWTLTKDDLEKDGKVPIVERGTKMPSHHLLSIQVIGEPLELK, encoded by the coding sequence ATGAAAAGAACCACTTTTATATTCACGCTGCTCATCATCATTGTATCGGTGTTTTTTGCTCAGCCCGCTGTCGCACAAACAGAGGCTGCGTCAGATCCCGTTGATTGCAGCACGCTTACCGGCAAAGTCATGGTGGGATATCAGGGCTGGTTCAACTGCGCAGACGATGGAGCCAATCTGGGCTGGAAACACTGGGCGCGAAATCGCAGGAAACCATTCGCATCAGGAAACGTCACCGTCGATTTGTGGCCCGATGTGTCGGAGTTGGATCCCGATGAACGATTTGCGACAGGATTCAAACACGCCGATGGCAGCACGGCGGAAGTCTTCAGCAGTGCGAACCGTAAAACGGTTCAGCGACATTTTCGCTGGATGCGTGATTACGGAATCGATGGTGCGTTTTTGCAGCGATTTGCGTTGGGGTTGTCGGCACCGGCCCTGTTACGAAACAATAACACCGTATTGTCTCATGTCCGCGCGGGAGCAAACCAGTTGGGACGGGCGTTTGCAGTGATGTATGACCTCAGCGGCCTGAAAGCCGGGCAGGTCAAGCGCGTGCGCGAAGACTGGACTCGGCTCCGCGAACAGAAGAAGATCACTGGCGATACAACCTACCTGCATCACGAAGGCAAACCGCTGGTAGCGGTCTGGGGAATCGGCTTCAGTGACAATCGCCCCTATTCACTGGAGGAATGTTTTGAACTGGTGAAGTGGCTGAAATCCAGTGGCTGTGCAGTGATGCTGGGTGTGCCTTCGTTCTGGCGTGAAGGGACCCGCGATGCCGTCAACGATCCGTTACTGCATGAAATCGTTCAAACCGCTGATGTCATCAGCCCGTGGACGATTGGTCGTTATCGAAGTCCCGAGGAAGCGGTTCGTCACGCGACCAGAGTCTGGCAACCCGATCAACGGTGGTGCGAACAGAGAGAACTCGACTTTCTGCCTGTGGTGTTTCCCGGATTCAGCTGGCACAACCTGCACGGCGGGAAACTGAATCAGATTCCACGGCTCAAGGGCGAATTCTTCTGGTCACAGGTCAGTGCCGCGAAGCGCGTCGGATGTAAGATGATTTACGTCGCCATGTTCGACGAAGTCGATGAAGGCACCGCGATCTTCAAATGCACTAACACTCCGCCGACCGCCAACGGAGCCCAATTTAGTACGTTTGAAGGTCTGCCGAGCGACCACTATCTCAAACTCGCCGGCCGTGCCGGAACATTGCTGAAAGACAAAAGTCTCTCGAAGACACCCGCGAATAAAAGTCCCGGGCATCGACTGCTCATCGGATATGGTGAAGGTTTGATGGAGTTGGACCAAGCGAACAATATCGTCTGGCATTATCAGGATCCCGAAATCGAGCTCGTCTATGATGCCTGGAAATTAGAGAACGGAAACATCCTCTTTTCCCATCGATTCGGCGCGCGGGAAGTCAATCCCGCCAAACAAACGGTCTGGGAGTTCAACGTTCCCCGGGAGAAAGGGAAGCAGGAAATCAACTCCTGCCAACCTCTGGAGGACGGTAAGGTACTAATTCTCGACTGCGGCAATCAAAGGCTGTTGGAAGTCAACCGCAGGCAGCAGGTAACCTTAGCCATTGATTTGCCCGACGGAGGCAAGAACCCCCACAACCGCTATATGCAGGCACGCAAAACGCCACAAGGCACATATCTGATCTCTTACCGTGACAACAAGAAAATCCTCGAACTGAATGCGAAAGGCAAAATCATCTGGCAATACGCGCTTCAGGAAAACGACCGCCCCTTCACAGCCATACGTTTAGAGAATGGTCGCACTCTGGTGCCCTGCATTACGTCATACCGGATTATTGAAATCGACCCGGAGGGCAAGATCACCTGGGAGTTAAATACGAAAGACGATCTGGGCTTTCAACTCTTGTACCCCGTCGGAGTTCACGTGCGCAAAAATGGAAACCTGGTTGTCATCAACTCCGACTATCATCATAAAAAAGGAATGAATAACGACGTACAGGCTTTTGAAATCAACCGCCAAAAGAAAGTACTCTGGACCTTAACGAAAGACGATCTTGAGAAAGACGGCAAAGTCCCCATTGTAGAACGCGGCACAAAAATGCCCTCGCATCACCTGTTGAGTATTCAAGTGATTGGTGAGCCTTTGGAGTTAAAATAG
- a CDS encoding ATP-binding protein has translation MSRTITESVDDALKEIGSTKSMPPWLERDHHLLPFSKLTGDEFEVLCFLLLKAKHPHDRIYYYGKTSDMGRDIIHTSVSGHIRLIQCKNFAKNVNLSDISSEMTKVYVNVLSGKIPKKPDEVIFFVASDLSATVQDLLENQSEWIKIADERLEKYLKKPPSEELKQFARDWWPFGDRQTGIAITEDVKKYCPELIEEFFSVHKVIDANRADVRQDVHEEIYSAFDHFLPSSNDGEPENSLFSPPSLSNDQIRSQFVLASKSLTNWPRTLADSQWIERPEINTLLNLIESNPCYNCVLLGEPGSGKSALLAHLANCVHEKGVVCLGIKADTLDVNIDSLGKLAERLQLRATVADCVKTIAHEHKVVMLIDQLDALADLVDLHSERLNVLLNLIHELAETPNVYIIASSRVFEFNHDTRFQTIQAEKFQLELPSWESVNEVLKQLKIDGSNWSDSFKEILRTPQNLKIFVEHLNGTTEQKVFASYQEMLEELWNQKVIRSTEAVVKKELLGMVSEEMSDKEVLWLPVARFDDHRCVLDQLVADGIFKLSENGLKFGFQHQTLFSHARARAVVQGDIDLCDFVIARQHALFVRPTLWSTLGYLREASRETYTDQMRRLCTEPLRLHIQHLLLDFLGRLEDPDDLEEVWLVKWLEDDDFKKRAINSISNSTGWFLRLKDSQITALMQDPTGIEWQLVGLLSVMISRIPDDTLALLKQNWFNDSDKDLFTFRIFDQFTHWSMDTVDTICQIIERSQIEEWYITDIATNVAKHKPELAPCILATEFRKQLKIAQSSVDSSREELSPEASSEEQIFAQWRYESNNPYRQIIENSSDRYGMDAIAEAAPFEFLNEMWSLFLEALEPTLDLPHYIVNEFRDSSILHYEFDREYSSKRPLIEAIRIALRELGNNDPTAFEEFVRSTMDVDAMLVQRLICHSLIELDITLVKLSMDFLTSDPRRLLIGDFDDYHKESRKLITKLTPNLSTEQLQQLEQFINNWTKYHANISDETVELRRDRIKWDRESRLRLLMAIPKHLLSEKSKSIMEAEELALPTVKARLNSSDSRIEMTEVKSPMSTEQMKKAKDSDILNLFDELTDDTDWDHPRRAFKGGTIEGSRALAELAKEYPDRAVGLVKQFRNTDQQTPVYHIINAISKSDYSTDKLFDLIRDLAKLGFNSHHFQDSVASACSSRVDQLDGLPDDICDLLKSWLDNWKFPTKNNSDEEQIEESKKDNEKHSILFDQQGLIQIPHGTYSILSAIAFGLIRKKPPAAEDWLSVLERHLERPEKQKTWQVFCRELRMLHYCDQTQAVDFLERLFSKYPTVRDSFHGVHLIVSLRKFIGEETFTNFSDQIANSNWPFAHQVKGELYGSSYLANDGFNSVNKYVENFSSPETEVDSQLLKGFAYAIANLWKESDSQLLATESFEKLVKREITQINEALAGVFLSNRFVPNRNSKRILSATAEYPTILQNVSVYHFAEMLELFITSEPELVLKLSNLLLDHLELNPKNESSRDYYLSDPALTSIAMTLQRMGSDFRSAGLDLFERLLRLGFSSTVQTMNELDNRPLNIIHRARRRKRRRKQ, from the coding sequence ATGTCCCGAACTATCACAGAATCTGTTGATGATGCTTTGAAAGAGATTGGTTCCACTAAGAGCATGCCTCCGTGGTTAGAACGTGATCACCATTTGCTACCTTTTTCCAAATTGACTGGTGACGAGTTTGAGGTTCTTTGTTTCTTATTACTAAAAGCAAAACATCCTCATGACCGTATTTATTACTACGGTAAGACCTCAGACATGGGGCGGGATATCATCCATACTTCAGTAAGCGGTCACATCAGACTAATCCAATGTAAGAACTTTGCTAAAAATGTGAATCTTTCTGATATCAGTTCAGAAATGACAAAAGTTTATGTCAATGTTTTATCAGGTAAGATTCCTAAGAAGCCAGATGAGGTCATATTCTTTGTAGCGAGTGATCTGTCCGCTACCGTCCAAGATTTACTTGAGAATCAATCTGAATGGATCAAAATAGCAGACGAACGACTCGAAAAATATTTAAAAAAACCTCCTTCTGAAGAGTTAAAACAATTTGCACGGGACTGGTGGCCCTTTGGAGATCGGCAGACTGGAATTGCGATTACTGAAGATGTCAAAAAATATTGTCCAGAATTGATTGAGGAATTTTTTAGTGTTCATAAAGTGATAGATGCAAATCGGGCAGACGTCCGTCAAGATGTTCATGAAGAAATATATTCTGCTTTTGATCACTTCTTGCCTTCATCTAATGACGGTGAGCCAGAGAACTCTCTTTTTTCACCACCCTCACTTTCAAATGATCAAATCCGTTCGCAATTTGTATTAGCCTCGAAGTCCCTCACAAATTGGCCAAGAACTTTGGCTGATTCACAGTGGATTGAACGGCCAGAGATTAATACTCTTTTGAATCTCATTGAATCAAATCCTTGCTATAACTGTGTTCTGCTTGGCGAGCCTGGTAGTGGCAAATCAGCATTACTTGCGCATCTGGCTAATTGCGTTCATGAAAAAGGGGTAGTCTGTTTGGGAATCAAGGCTGATACCCTTGATGTAAATATTGATTCTTTAGGAAAACTTGCCGAACGTCTCCAACTCCGCGCGACTGTAGCAGACTGTGTAAAGACAATAGCTCATGAGCATAAGGTTGTCATGTTGATAGACCAGCTTGATGCCCTTGCCGATCTAGTGGATTTGCACTCGGAACGGCTTAACGTCTTGCTGAATCTGATTCATGAACTAGCGGAAACTCCTAATGTCTACATTATTGCATCTAGTCGAGTATTTGAATTTAATCATGATACAAGATTCCAAACGATTCAAGCAGAAAAATTTCAATTGGAATTACCATCTTGGGAGTCAGTAAATGAAGTCCTCAAACAATTGAAAATAGATGGATCGAACTGGTCTGATAGTTTCAAGGAAATTTTACGCACACCTCAGAATCTGAAAATCTTCGTCGAACACCTTAATGGTACGACCGAACAAAAAGTATTTGCCTCATACCAGGAAATGCTAGAAGAGTTATGGAATCAAAAAGTAATTCGTTCCACAGAAGCTGTCGTAAAGAAGGAATTACTTGGAATGGTTTCTGAAGAAATGTCAGACAAAGAAGTACTTTGGCTTCCAGTTGCTCGTTTTGATGACCATCGTTGTGTGCTTGATCAACTGGTTGCCGATGGCATTTTTAAACTGTCGGAAAATGGGTTGAAATTCGGCTTCCAGCATCAGACTCTTTTCAGTCATGCACGAGCTCGCGCTGTTGTACAAGGCGATATTGACCTCTGTGATTTTGTAATTGCAAGACAGCATGCTTTATTTGTACGTCCTACTCTCTGGAGCACACTTGGGTATCTCCGTGAGGCTTCAAGAGAAACATATACTGACCAAATGAGGAGATTGTGTACGGAACCATTACGGCTTCATATTCAGCATCTTCTACTGGACTTTCTTGGAAGACTTGAAGATCCTGATGATCTCGAAGAAGTGTGGTTGGTGAAATGGCTGGAAGACGATGACTTTAAAAAACGCGCAATAAATTCGATCTCAAACAGCACTGGTTGGTTTCTAAGGCTTAAGGACAGTCAGATTACTGCACTGATGCAAGACCCAACAGGAATAGAATGGCAGTTAGTTGGTCTACTATCAGTCATGATTAGTCGAATCCCAGACGATACACTAGCGTTACTGAAACAGAATTGGTTTAACGACTCCGATAAAGATCTATTCACATTTCGTATATTTGATCAATTTACTCATTGGTCTATGGATACAGTTGATACCATTTGTCAGATAATTGAAAGATCGCAAATCGAAGAGTGGTACATCACGGATATTGCGACTAATGTCGCAAAACACAAACCTGAATTGGCCCCCTGTATCTTAGCAACGGAATTTAGGAAACAATTGAAGATTGCCCAATCATCAGTTGATTCTTCAAGGGAAGAATTATCACCAGAAGCTAGCTCTGAAGAGCAAATATTCGCTCAGTGGAGGTACGAATCTAATAATCCATATAGACAGATAATAGAGAATAGTTCTGATCGCTATGGAATGGATGCGATTGCTGAAGCTGCACCATTTGAATTTCTCAATGAGATGTGGTCGTTATTCTTAGAAGCACTGGAACCAACACTTGACTTACCACATTATATTGTTAATGAGTTCCGTGATTCCAGCATTCTTCATTATGAGTTTGACCGTGAGTATTCTTCTAAGAGACCTCTGATTGAAGCGATACGAATAGCACTTAGGGAACTGGGAAACAACGATCCAACTGCATTTGAAGAATTTGTCCGTAGTACTATGGATGTTGATGCTATGTTAGTGCAGCGATTGATCTGCCACTCACTTATTGAACTAGATATTACGTTAGTCAAATTGTCGATGGATTTTTTGACAAGTGACCCACGAAGACTTCTGATTGGTGATTTTGATGATTACCACAAGGAGTCACGTAAATTGATTACCAAGCTTACTCCGAACCTAAGCACTGAGCAGCTTCAACAACTGGAGCAATTTATCAATAATTGGACAAAATACCATGCAAATATTTCGGATGAAACGGTAGAACTAAGACGCGATAGAATAAAGTGGGACCGAGAAAGTCGACTTCGATTACTTATGGCGATCCCGAAGCATCTGCTTTCAGAAAAATCAAAATCGATCATGGAAGCGGAAGAACTTGCCTTACCAACGGTAAAAGCTCGATTAAACTCCAGTGATTCACGCATCGAGATGACGGAAGTCAAAAGTCCGATGTCAACAGAACAAATGAAGAAAGCCAAGGACTCTGACATTCTCAATCTGTTTGATGAACTCACTGATGACACTGATTGGGATCATCCCAGACGAGCATTCAAGGGAGGAACTATTGAAGGCTCTCGCGCTTTAGCTGAACTTGCCAAAGAATATCCTGATCGTGCAGTTGGACTGGTCAAACAATTTCGCAACACTGATCAGCAAACTCCCGTATACCACATCATAAATGCAATTAGTAAGAGCGATTATTCTACCGACAAACTATTTGATTTGATTCGTGACCTTGCCAAGCTTGGTTTCAATTCTCACCATTTTCAGGATTCTGTTGCCAGTGCCTGTTCGAGTAGAGTCGATCAACTAGATGGGTTACCTGATGATATCTGCGATCTGTTAAAATCATGGCTTGATAACTGGAAGTTTCCAACTAAAAACAATTCCGATGAGGAACAAATTGAAGAATCGAAAAAGGATAATGAAAAACATAGCATTCTATTTGATCAGCAAGGATTAATTCAAATCCCTCACGGAACCTATTCGATCTTGTCCGCAATTGCCTTCGGTTTGATCAGAAAGAAACCGCCGGCGGCAGAAGACTGGCTCTCAGTTCTTGAACGACACCTGGAACGCCCAGAAAAACAAAAAACTTGGCAAGTTTTTTGTCGTGAATTACGAATGTTGCATTACTGTGATCAAACTCAGGCCGTCGACTTTCTTGAAAGACTATTTTCAAAATATCCAACGGTTCGTGATTCTTTTCATGGTGTGCATTTAATTGTATCTCTTCGTAAATTTATTGGAGAAGAAACGTTTACAAACTTCAGTGATCAGATTGCAAATAGCAACTGGCCATTTGCACATCAAGTCAAAGGTGAACTCTATGGAAGTAGCTATCTCGCTAATGATGGTTTTAATTCAGTTAATAAATATGTCGAAAATTTTAGCTCTCCAGAAACTGAAGTTGATAGTCAGTTACTAAAAGGATTTGCTTATGCTATTGCCAACCTCTGGAAAGAGAGTGATAGTCAGCTATTGGCAACCGAATCCTTCGAGAAATTAGTAAAGCGAGAGATCACACAAATTAATGAAGCTCTCGCTGGTGTGTTCTTGTCTAATAGATTCGTTCCAAACAGGAACTCCAAGAGAATTCTGAGCGCAACAGCCGAATATCCCACAATACTTCAAAATGTCAGTGTCTATCATTTTGCCGAAATGCTGGAATTGTTCATAACTTCAGAGCCTGAGTTAGTTTTGAAACTTTCAAACTTACTTCTGGATCATTTGGAGTTAAATCCTAAAAATGAGTCATCTAGAGACTATTACTTATCTGATCCTGCATTGACGAGTATTGCTATGACCCTACAGCGCATGGGGTCAGATTTTAGAAGTGCAGGCCTTGATCTATTCGAACGTCTTTTACGATTAGGTTTTTCATCAACGGTTCAAACCATGAATGAATTGGACAATCGACCGCTCAATATTATTCATCGTGCTCGACGAAGAAAACGACGGAGGAAACAGTGA
- the hpt gene encoding hypoxanthine phosphoribosyltransferase has product MKVLIDQDQINSRVVNLGRELANEYQNRQLTIIGILTGSLVLLADLIRAIDVPHQVGLIQASSYRDKMTAGSLKINLDYLPDITGRDVLLVDDIFDTGRTMETLLEQVSQREPLSLKSAVLLWKEEATEVDLTPDYHCFKIPNHFVVGYGLDFNNEYRHLPFIASLEGSDLV; this is encoded by the coding sequence GTGAAAGTTCTCATTGATCAAGATCAGATCAACTCACGCGTCGTTAACCTGGGACGTGAACTCGCTAATGAATATCAAAACAGACAACTGACTATTATTGGTATTTTAACTGGTAGTCTGGTCTTACTGGCAGACTTGATTCGCGCGATCGATGTGCCTCATCAGGTCGGTCTGATTCAAGCATCCAGTTATCGAGATAAGATGACGGCTGGTTCGCTGAAAATCAATTTAGATTACTTGCCTGACATCACCGGGAGAGATGTGTTACTCGTTGACGATATCTTTGATACCGGAAGAACAATGGAAACACTGTTGGAACAAGTCAGTCAACGCGAACCACTCTCACTGAAATCTGCAGTGCTTCTCTGGAAAGAAGAAGCGACCGAAGTCGATCTCACTCCCGATTATCACTGTTTTAAAATCCCCAACCATTTCGTTGTCGGTTATGGCCTGGACTTTAACAATGAGTACCGACACTTGCCATTTATTGCTTCTTTAGAAGGCTCAGATTTAGTTTGA
- the truD gene encoding tRNA pseudouridine(13) synthase TruD, protein MSEFNSEVLPYLTAGLPGIGGILKSIAEDFIVEEIPVYAPSGKGDHLFLWIEKRNHSAQFLVQTLARQLQINSRDIGVAGMKDRYAVTRQWVSVPAECEPLLSEFAFEGITILETQRHERKLKTGHLRGNRFSILIRNPCEEAFPKAKAIQEKIQQEGFPNYYGNQRMGRENETLLMGLKLLRNERVPGKYVRNKSLKRLALSAAQSCLFNRVLSDRISDHMLHMVLLGDVMQVCESGGIFVVEDDVEREQERFSLHETVITGPIMGPKMKQPTHGVLEREQKILDEFSLELSHFSRYKKLTSGARRPFLIWPDQLKIEQTDDGILFQFVLPSGVYATMLLREFMKQESSVLPSSDSL, encoded by the coding sequence ATGTCTGAATTCAACAGCGAAGTGCTGCCTTACCTCACAGCAGGCTTACCGGGAATAGGTGGAATATTAAAAAGTATTGCGGAAGACTTTATTGTTGAGGAAATCCCTGTTTATGCTCCGTCAGGAAAGGGCGATCATCTTTTTCTCTGGATTGAAAAACGCAATCACTCTGCACAATTCCTCGTACAGACATTAGCCCGGCAATTACAAATCAATTCTCGCGACATTGGCGTGGCGGGGATGAAGGATCGTTATGCGGTGACACGCCAATGGGTCTCCGTGCCGGCGGAATGTGAACCGCTGCTGTCTGAATTTGCCTTTGAAGGTATCACGATTCTGGAGACTCAGCGACATGAACGGAAGCTGAAAACTGGTCATCTTAGAGGAAATCGCTTTTCGATTCTGATCAGAAACCCTTGTGAAGAGGCATTCCCGAAAGCAAAAGCCATTCAAGAGAAAATTCAACAAGAGGGTTTCCCCAATTATTATGGTAACCAACGAATGGGCCGCGAAAACGAAACTCTGCTGATGGGGTTGAAGCTATTAAGAAATGAACGTGTACCCGGGAAATATGTTCGCAACAAATCTTTAAAACGTCTTGCATTGTCGGCGGCGCAGTCTTGTCTGTTTAATCGCGTTCTCTCTGATCGTATTTCCGATCACATGTTGCACATGGTTTTGCTGGGAGACGTGATGCAGGTTTGTGAGTCGGGCGGCATTTTCGTTGTGGAAGATGATGTGGAACGGGAACAAGAACGGTTTTCACTTCATGAGACCGTCATCACCGGGCCCATTATGGGCCCTAAGATGAAACAGCCTACGCACGGAGTTCTAGAACGCGAGCAGAAGATTCTTGATGAATTTTCTCTCGAACTCTCTCATTTTTCGCGTTATAAAAAACTGACTTCCGGTGCCCGCCGACCATTTCTTATCTGGCCCGATCAACTTAAAATAGAGCAGACAGACGATGGCATTTTATTCCAGTTTGTTCTGCCCTCTGGCGTGTATGCGACGATGTTATTGAGGGAATTTATGAAACAGGAAAGTTCCGTATTGCCATCCAGTGATTCGCTTTGA